A region from the Flavobacterium enshiense genome encodes:
- a CDS encoding multicopper oxidase domain-containing protein, giving the protein MKRLFLLWFLTLVSFVAIGQKVKRYDLHVKDTLVNYTGKTKPGIAINGQIPAPTLEFTEGDIAEIHVHNHMHHETSLHWHGLILPNEMDGVPYLTTAPVKPHSEAVYRFPIVQNGTYWYHSHTMLQEQSGMYGAFIIHKKEPSQVREKVVLLSDWSDENPHQIERSLHQATDWYAIKKGATQNYAQAIKEGHFSTKLENEWKRMMAMDVSDVYYERFLINGNLSESVSDAKPGEEIRLRVINGSASTYFWLQFSGGKMKVVASDGVDVVPVAVDRLIVGVSESYDIIVTIPEIGSYEFSATSEDRTGSVSLWIGEGSKKPIKPMERLKYFEGMKMMNEMMTVGGKMNDMGMNMSLQQMDMNAVMYPEITGSYSEEKDKKTDGIHHNHAETPEVDKVTLNYNMLQSVTKSKLPDVPFREFTFELTGNMNRYVWTMDNKTISETDKILIKKGENVRIILKNNSMMRHPMHLHGHFFRIVNEKGDYSPLKNVMDIMPMETNVIEFHASENYGDWYFHCHILYHMMSGMGKIFSYENSPVNPELGDPKKALRKVYADDRRFYLGAEIGLESNSSDGEIRYSNTRWMLQTEWHVGFKKEYGYENELRFGRLLGKNQFLMPYVGWDFRYRPGGEDETNIFNQTNTKDQRSVFSMGVQYTMPWFIVADARIDSDAKIRFSFSRDDIPVTERLRLRGMWNTDKEWTIGAKYIMTKYWSLSTHYDSDMDWGAGITFQY; this is encoded by the coding sequence ATGAAAAGGCTGTTCCTTTTATGGTTCCTGACATTGGTCTCTTTTGTGGCAATCGGACAAAAAGTAAAACGTTACGATTTGCATGTAAAGGATACGCTGGTGAATTACACGGGAAAAACAAAACCAGGAATAGCCATTAATGGTCAGATTCCAGCGCCTACCTTAGAATTTACTGAAGGAGATATTGCAGAAATCCATGTTCATAATCACATGCATCACGAAACGTCTTTGCATTGGCACGGACTTATTTTGCCCAACGAAATGGATGGGGTTCCTTATTTGACCACAGCTCCTGTCAAGCCCCATTCCGAAGCGGTGTATCGTTTTCCGATAGTCCAAAACGGAACGTATTGGTATCATTCACACACCATGTTGCAGGAGCAGAGCGGTATGTATGGTGCATTTATCATCCATAAAAAAGAACCTTCTCAGGTAAGAGAGAAAGTCGTTTTGTTGAGCGATTGGAGTGATGAAAATCCGCATCAAATTGAGCGCTCATTGCATCAGGCAACCGATTGGTATGCGATAAAAAAAGGGGCAACGCAAAATTATGCTCAGGCGATTAAAGAAGGTCATTTTTCCACCAAATTGGAAAATGAATGGAAACGCATGATGGCTATGGATGTGAGCGACGTTTATTATGAAAGATTCCTTATCAATGGTAATCTGTCCGAATCGGTTTCCGATGCAAAACCAGGTGAAGAAATACGACTTCGGGTCATAAACGGAAGTGCTTCAACCTATTTCTGGCTTCAGTTTTCAGGCGGAAAAATGAAAGTAGTTGCCAGTGATGGTGTCGATGTTGTACCGGTTGCTGTTGACCGATTGATTGTTGGGGTTTCCGAATCGTATGATATTATAGTCACCATCCCTGAAATAGGGAGTTATGAATTTTCAGCTACTTCGGAAGACCGGACGGGATCGGTATCGCTTTGGATAGGGGAAGGTTCCAAAAAGCCAATAAAACCGATGGAGCGCCTAAAGTATTTTGAAGGGATGAAAATGATGAATGAGATGATGACAGTGGGCGGAAAAATGAACGACATGGGCATGAATATGAGTCTGCAGCAAATGGATATGAACGCTGTAATGTATCCTGAAATCACAGGAAGTTATTCGGAGGAAAAGGATAAAAAGACGGATGGAATTCATCACAATCATGCCGAAACTCCAGAGGTAGATAAGGTGACCTTAAATTACAATATGCTGCAATCGGTTACAAAATCGAAGCTGCCGGATGTTCCTTTTCGGGAATTTACGTTTGAATTAACCGGGAACATGAATCGGTATGTCTGGACAATGGACAATAAAACGATATCCGAAACCGATAAGATCCTGATAAAGAAAGGAGAAAATGTCCGCATCATTCTGAAAAACAATTCGATGATGCGCCATCCGATGCATCTTCACGGTCACTTCTTCCGAATCGTCAATGAAAAAGGCGATTATTCTCCACTAAAAAATGTTATGGATATCATGCCGATGGAAACCAACGTGATTGAGTTCCATGCTTCAGAAAATTACGGTGATTGGTATTTTCACTGTCATATTCTGTATCACATGATGTCGGGGATGGGGAAAATTTTCAGCTACGAAAACTCGCCTGTTAATCCGGAATTAGGAGACCCGAAAAAAGCGCTGCGTAAAGTCTATGCGGACGACCGTCGTTTTTACCTGGGTGCTGAAATCGGTTTGGAAAGCAACAGTAGCGATGGGGAAATTCGGTATTCAAATACACGCTGGATGCTGCAAACCGAATGGCATGTTGGTTTTAAAAAAGAATATGGATATGAAAATGAACTTCGATTTGGAAGGCTTTTAGGTAAAAACCAGTTTTTGATGCCTTATGTGGGATGGGATTTTCGTTATCGCCCGGGAGGAGAAGACGAAACGAATATATTCAATCAGACGAATACTAAAGATCAGCGAAGTGTTTTTTCAATGGGAGTGCAATACACCATGCCATGGTTTATTGTCGCCGATGCCCGAATTGATTCTGACGCAAAAATAAGATTCAGTTTTTCCCGAGATGATATTCCCGTGACGGAAAGACTGCGTTTGCGCGGTATGTGGAACACGGATAAAGAATGGACGATAGGCGCGAAATATATAATGACAAAATATTGGTCCTTGTCAACGCACTACGACAGTGATATGGACTGGGGTGCAGGAATTACGTTCCAGTATTAA
- a CDS encoding DUF3347 domain-containing protein, with translation MKTLFIILMSWAGIMTTQAQDKEWNRLLKDYLAVEDALVASNVGNAKDALKQMQTDVQDLQPVTAGKASQQKELKFLAAYLDIYAKSDSLEEIRTGFGKISGSMIALAEQKVFAGQELYIINCPMKKVNWLDDSNTVKNPYYGKAMLTCGSVKKTIN, from the coding sequence ATGAAGACCTTATTTATTATCCTGATGAGTTGGGCAGGAATTATGACAACTCAGGCCCAAGACAAAGAGTGGAATCGACTGCTAAAAGATTACCTGGCTGTGGAAGATGCTTTGGTTGCCTCAAATGTTGGTAATGCAAAAGACGCTTTAAAACAAATGCAAACCGATGTTCAGGACTTGCAACCTGTTACCGCAGGTAAAGCATCTCAACAAAAAGAACTGAAATTTTTGGCGGCCTATTTAGATATTTATGCGAAATCGGATTCGCTGGAGGAAATAAGAACCGGATTCGGTAAAATCTCAGGTTCGATGATTGCATTGGCGGAGCAAAAAGTATTTGCCGGTCAAGAGCTGTATATTATTAATTGCCCCATGAAGAAAGTCAACTGGCTTGATGATTCCAATACCGTAAAGAATCCATATTACGGGAAAGCGATGCTAACATGCGGCAGCGTAAAGAAAACTATTAATTAA
- a CDS encoding heavy-metal-associated domain-containing protein, whose translation MKTKTKQFKTNINCSGCVAKVSPILNPLLGEDRWEVDTTNKDKILTVSIDNLDEEMLVKQVTNAGFKIESLTQNQ comes from the coding sequence ATGAAAACAAAAACGAAACAATTCAAAACCAATATTAATTGCTCCGGCTGTGTGGCCAAAGTGTCTCCGATTCTAAATCCGTTGCTAGGTGAAGATCGATGGGAAGTGGATACCACAAATAAAGACAAAATTTTAACCGTCAGTATTGATAATCTGGATGAAGAAATGCTTGTGAAACAAGTTACTAATGCTGGATTTAAAATCGAATCATTAACTCAAAACCAATAA
- a CDS encoding cation-translocating P-type ATPase codes for METNNKITIIPLEDVHSEHCALIVDDALAKTQGVLSHKVELNNHQAKIETDPKFFKLGQLVQNIRDLGYNVTTVKKSFPVEGMTCASCAVSVESILSFEEGVIASSVNYANATATVEYVPGIARLENFKKAIQSIGYDLIIDESENQEAEIEERQNEQFLILKKRTIAAALFTLPVFVIGMFFMDWPFANMIMWMLSTPVLFWFGKSFFINAWKQAKHRKANMDTLVALSTGISYLFSVFNTLNPEFWYSRGLHAHVYFEAATVVITFILLGKVLEERAKGNTASAIKKLMGLQPKTVTRLTENGQQEEVKISDVIPGDLLLVKPGEKIAVDGKVLSGTSFVDESMISGEPVSVAKNAGDTVFAGTINQKGSFQYTAEKIGSETLLAHIIQMVQNAQGSKAPVQKLVDKIAGIFVPIVLVISLIALISWVVLGGENGFTQGLLAMVTVLVIACPCALGLATPTAIMVGVGKGAEKGILIKDAESLELAQKIDTVIFDKTGTLTEGKPSVVAALWKEENHNLQGILFSIESKSEHPLAEAVAKYYSGMHSKSATEFESITGFGVKARVESQTYYVGNQRLATENNIPIDSNFSEFIKEHSALAHTLLYFFNEEKLLAVIAVADKIKNTSATAVNQLQNQGIEVIMLTGDNDKTAASVAKTIGLNRYKANVLPEDKLSFIKSLQEEGKVVAMVGDGINDSAALAQANVSIAMGKGSDIAMDVAHMTIISSDLLKVPEAIKLSRQTVVTIKQNLFWAFIYNVIGIPIAAGLLYPINGFLLNPMIAGAAMALSSVSVVSNSLRLKLRK; via the coding sequence ATGGAAACGAATAATAAAATAACGATAATTCCACTGGAGGATGTTCATAGCGAGCATTGCGCCCTTATTGTTGATGATGCTTTGGCTAAAACCCAAGGTGTTTTGTCCCATAAAGTCGAACTCAACAATCATCAGGCAAAAATTGAAACAGATCCTAAGTTTTTTAAACTGGGACAACTCGTGCAGAACATTCGGGATTTAGGTTACAACGTTACAACGGTCAAAAAGAGTTTTCCGGTTGAAGGGATGACCTGTGCTTCGTGTGCTGTGAGTGTGGAAAGCATTCTTTCTTTTGAAGAAGGAGTTATCGCTTCATCGGTTAATTACGCCAATGCAACGGCTACGGTGGAATACGTTCCGGGAATAGCGAGATTGGAAAATTTCAAAAAAGCTATTCAAAGTATCGGTTACGATTTGATTATTGACGAATCGGAAAATCAGGAAGCAGAAATTGAAGAACGTCAAAATGAGCAATTTTTGATTTTAAAAAAACGAACCATAGCGGCAGCACTTTTTACGTTGCCGGTTTTTGTGATCGGAATGTTTTTTATGGATTGGCCTTTTGCCAATATGATAATGTGGATGTTGTCCACTCCTGTTTTGTTTTGGTTCGGAAAAAGTTTTTTCATTAATGCCTGGAAACAAGCCAAGCATCGTAAAGCCAATATGGATACATTGGTAGCGCTAAGTACGGGTATCTCTTATCTTTTCAGTGTGTTTAATACATTGAACCCCGAATTCTGGTACAGCCGTGGTTTGCATGCACACGTTTATTTTGAGGCAGCAACGGTAGTCATCACATTTATTCTTTTGGGGAAAGTATTGGAAGAAAGAGCCAAGGGGAATACCGCTTCGGCCATAAAAAAACTAATGGGACTGCAGCCAAAAACCGTTACCAGATTAACTGAAAACGGTCAGCAGGAAGAGGTAAAAATCAGCGATGTTATTCCGGGTGATTTGCTTTTGGTAAAACCGGGGGAAAAAATTGCTGTAGACGGAAAAGTACTGTCCGGAACTTCATTCGTCGACGAAAGTATGATTTCCGGAGAGCCTGTTTCGGTGGCCAAAAATGCAGGCGATACTGTTTTTGCCGGAACCATCAATCAGAAAGGAAGTTTTCAGTACACGGCAGAAAAAATAGGTTCGGAAACGCTCCTGGCGCATATTATTCAGATGGTGCAAAATGCGCAGGGAAGTAAAGCTCCTGTCCAAAAACTGGTCGATAAAATTGCGGGAATTTTTGTTCCTATTGTGCTTGTTATTTCCTTGATAGCGTTGATTTCCTGGGTTGTATTAGGTGGCGAAAACGGTTTTACACAAGGGCTTTTAGCTATGGTGACGGTACTGGTAATTGCCTGTCCGTGTGCCTTAGGATTGGCCACCCCAACGGCGATTATGGTTGGAGTAGGGAAAGGTGCCGAAAAAGGAATCCTGATTAAAGACGCGGAAAGTCTGGAACTCGCGCAAAAGATTGACACTGTCATTTTTGACAAAACCGGTACACTTACCGAAGGCAAACCGTCTGTTGTGGCTGCTTTATGGAAAGAAGAGAATCATAATTTGCAGGGCATTTTATTTTCGATCGAATCCAAATCAGAGCATCCATTGGCTGAGGCTGTCGCAAAATATTATTCAGGGATGCATTCCAAATCAGCAACTGAATTCGAGAGTATTACTGGGTTCGGAGTGAAAGCGAGAGTTGAGAGTCAAACCTATTATGTCGGAAACCAGCGTTTGGCAACGGAAAACAATATTCCGATTGATAGCAATTTTTCGGAATTTATTAAGGAACATTCCGCATTGGCTCACACGCTGTTGTATTTTTTCAATGAAGAGAAACTCTTAGCGGTCATTGCCGTTGCCGATAAAATTAAAAACACTTCTGCTACGGCAGTAAACCAACTTCAAAATCAGGGAATTGAAGTAATTATGCTTACAGGTGATAATGACAAAACAGCAGCATCTGTTGCCAAAACAATCGGTCTAAACCGATACAAAGCCAATGTTTTGCCCGAGGATAAGCTTTCGTTCATAAAAAGTTTACAGGAGGAAGGAAAAGTGGTTGCCATGGTGGGAGATGGTATCAATGACAGTGCTGCTTTGGCTCAGGCCAATGTGAGCATCGCCATGGGTAAAGGCTCGGATATCGCGATGGATGTGGCTCATATGACCATTATTTCTTCGGATTTGTTGAAAGTTCCGGAAGCGATCAAGCTTTCACGACAAACAGTTGTTACGATTAAACAGAATCTTTTTTGGGCGTTCATTTATAACGTAATCGGGATTCCGATAGCTGCAGGGCTTTTATATCCGATTAATGGTTTCTTATTGAATCCAATGATTGCGGGTGCTGCTATGGCTTTAAGTTCCGTAAGTGTGGTAAGTAACAGTCTTCGGTTAAAGTTGAGAAAATAA
- a CDS encoding helix-turn-helix domain-containing protein, whose translation MKVYVKNMVCHRCVLAVETILNNLNLNYKSVTLGEIEFQDSLDSGNKDKLSQELQSIGFELIDDKKNQLIERIKSTIITHIHHDKELIKINLSDFLASELGYEYNYLSNLFSEVEGTTIEKYVILQKIEKVKELIVYDELSLKEIANQLGYSSVAYLSNQFKKVTGLTPSHFKSIGQQKRVPLDHL comes from the coding sequence ATGAAAGTCTACGTTAAAAATATGGTTTGCCACCGTTGTGTATTGGCAGTGGAAACAATTCTCAACAATCTTAATTTGAATTACAAAAGCGTCACTTTAGGCGAAATTGAATTTCAGGATTCTTTAGACAGTGGTAATAAGGATAAATTATCACAAGAACTTCAGTCGATTGGTTTTGAACTCATTGATGATAAAAAAAATCAGTTAATCGAACGGATTAAGAGCACCATCATTACACATATCCATCATGATAAAGAACTTATCAAAATAAATTTATCCGATTTTCTGGCTTCGGAATTGGGTTATGAATACAATTACCTGAGCAATTTATTTTCGGAAGTAGAAGGGACCACCATTGAGAAATATGTCATCCTTCAAAAAATAGAAAAAGTAAAGGAACTCATCGTTTATGATGAACTTTCATTAAAAGAAATAGCAAACCAATTAGGCTACAGTAGTGTGGCTTACCTCAGTAATCAGTTTAAAAAAGTAACCGGATTAACACCTTCGCATTTTAAATCCATCGGGCAGCAAAAACGGGTTCCACTTGATCATCTGTAA
- a CDS encoding T9SS type A sorting domain-containing protein → MKNILLLVLSLLSPIAVIAQCWTSISAKNGQSAGIKNDGTLWTWGFNGQGQLGDGTSVNKNIPVLVSGPADWKMISSGYNHMVALKSNNTLWAWGWNQSGQLGNGTNTSSSVPIQISSETNWKTVSGGGSHNLALKNDGTLWAWGGNVYGNLGDGTTADKLYPTQIGTNNDWLYICAGHNNSFAIKTDGTLWAWGDNSHGKLGDGTATNRAVPTQIGTDSNWAKISDGFGHTIAIKQDGTLWVWGWNAYGQLGDNTNTDKFSPIQLGIDTNWSNINAGGYHSLAIKTDGTLWAWGYNSFGQLGNGTNTGVKFPIQVGSGTNWRDIALSFQHSILINTNGNMRSCGYNTDGRLGIGTNQHVNIPKDVNCLILNNENFDKTDPFFLYPNPVSDKLFIVNTENRIIDKMSLLDVTGKKIRELEVKISEIDMQELESGMYFLQITINGLNQMKKIIKK, encoded by the coding sequence ATGAAAAATATATTACTTTTAGTTTTATCCTTATTATCACCTATTGCAGTTATTGCCCAATGCTGGACTTCCATATCAGCCAAAAACGGACAATCCGCAGGGATAAAAAACGATGGCACATTATGGACATGGGGATTTAATGGCCAAGGACAATTAGGAGACGGAACATCTGTAAACAAAAACATTCCCGTTTTGGTATCCGGACCAGCTGATTGGAAAATGATCTCTTCCGGCTATAATCATATGGTCGCATTAAAAAGCAATAACACATTATGGGCTTGGGGATGGAATCAATCCGGCCAGTTAGGTAATGGTACCAATACGTCAAGCTCTGTTCCAATACAAATAAGTTCAGAAACTAACTGGAAAACGGTTTCCGGAGGTGGAAGCCATAATTTAGCTTTAAAAAATGACGGAACATTATGGGCTTGGGGAGGCAATGTCTATGGTAATTTGGGAGATGGAACTACCGCTGATAAATTATATCCGACACAAATCGGCACAAATAATGATTGGTTATATATCTGCGCCGGCCATAACAATTCGTTTGCAATAAAAACAGACGGAACTCTTTGGGCTTGGGGTGATAATTCGCACGGCAAACTAGGCGATGGAACTGCCACTAACAGAGCAGTCCCCACTCAAATTGGCACCGACTCCAATTGGGCAAAAATAAGCGACGGATTCGGACATACTATAGCAATCAAACAAGACGGCACACTATGGGTTTGGGGCTGGAATGCCTACGGACAATTAGGGGATAATACCAATACCGACAAATTTTCCCCCATACAATTAGGCATAGATACGAACTGGTCAAACATTAACGCCGGAGGGTATCATTCCTTGGCTATAAAAACGGACGGAACCCTATGGGCTTGGGGATATAATAGTTTTGGACAATTGGGTAACGGTACCAATACCGGTGTCAAGTTCCCTATCCAGGTCGGAAGCGGAACCAATTGGCGTGACATAGCGCTCTCATTCCAACACAGTATCCTTATAAACACCAATGGCAATATGCGTTCTTGTGGGTATAACACAGACGGACGATTAGGCATTGGTACAAACCAGCATGTAAATATTCCAAAGGATGTCAATTGTCTTATTTTAAACAATGAAAATTTCGACAAAACTGATCCGTTTTTTTTATACCCCAACCCGGTATCAGACAAATTATTCATTGTTAATACCGAAAACCGCATAATTGACAAGATGTCTTTACTTGATGTAACGGGAAAAAAAATCAGGGAACTGGAGGTAAAAATTTCGGAAATTGACATGCAGGAATTAGAAAGCGGAATGTATTTCCTTCAGATTACGATCAACGGTCTAAACCAAATGAAAAAAATCATAAAAAAATAA
- the rmuC gene encoding DNA recombination protein RmuC, whose product MSETLLVTAAFCIALGIGIFIGKLLFSAKSQSEKSGLEERINGLMSQIEQAKDQFQNERNSFEKQLQQLNTEKENIRCEKEAIAIQLSKKEVDFENLWERNKEQKEEVNRLQEKFTKEFENLANKILEEKTNKFTEQNKENLKNILSPLQDKIQLFEKKVEDTHKESIDYHAALRQQILGLREMNEQMSKETLNLTKALKGDSKMQGNWGELILERVLEKSGLEKGREYEVQQSFVTEDGSRVQPDVVINLPDGKKMIVDSKVSLTAYERYINEEDEETKASFLKEHVNSIKRHVEQLSGKNYQDLYQIESPDFVLLFIPMEPAFALALNEDSSIYTKAFEKNIVIVTPSTLLATLRTIDSMWTNQKQQENAYEIARQAGALYDKFEGFISDLIKIGKKMDEAKSEYGNAMNKLVDGKGNLVTSVEKLKKMGAKAKKALPESLLIRAFEKEQNIEN is encoded by the coding sequence ATGTCAGAAACCCTTTTAGTAACAGCCGCATTTTGTATTGCCTTAGGAATAGGTATTTTCATTGGAAAACTCTTGTTTTCAGCCAAATCACAATCGGAAAAATCAGGGTTGGAGGAACGTATCAATGGCCTGATGAGCCAGATTGAACAGGCAAAAGACCAATTCCAGAACGAACGCAACAGTTTCGAAAAACAACTTCAGCAGTTAAATACCGAAAAAGAAAACATCCGTTGCGAAAAAGAAGCCATTGCCATTCAACTATCCAAAAAGGAAGTCGATTTCGAAAACCTATGGGAACGCAATAAAGAACAGAAAGAAGAAGTAAATCGCTTACAGGAAAAATTCACTAAAGAATTTGAAAACCTGGCCAATAAAATATTGGAAGAAAAGACAAATAAGTTTACCGAGCAAAACAAGGAGAACCTTAAAAACATTCTTTCCCCGCTTCAGGACAAAATTCAGTTATTTGAAAAGAAAGTAGAAGACACCCACAAAGAAAGCATTGACTATCATGCCGCATTACGCCAGCAAATTTTGGGGCTGCGCGAAATGAACGAACAAATGAGCAAAGAAACCCTAAATCTTACAAAAGCTTTGAAAGGAGACAGTAAAATGCAGGGTAACTGGGGCGAATTAATTTTAGAGCGCGTACTTGAAAAGTCAGGTTTGGAAAAAGGCAGGGAATATGAAGTACAGCAAAGCTTTGTAACCGAAGATGGTTCACGTGTTCAGCCCGATGTGGTGATTAATCTACCAGACGGTAAAAAAATGATCGTGGATTCCAAAGTATCATTAACGGCTTACGAACGATACATTAATGAGGAAGATGAAGAAACAAAAGCATCTTTTTTGAAAGAACACGTTAATTCCATCAAGCGCCATGTAGAGCAATTAAGTGGAAAGAATTATCAGGATTTATATCAGATAGAAAGTCCGGATTTCGTATTGCTATTCATTCCGATGGAACCAGCTTTTGCTTTAGCCTTAAACGAAGACAGTTCAATTTATACCAAAGCGTTTGAGAAGAATATCGTAATTGTAACTCCGTCGACGCTTCTGGCTACCCTCAGAACTATTGACAGTATGTGGACGAACCAGAAACAACAGGAGAATGCTTATGAAATTGCGCGCCAGGCAGGTGCTTTATATGATAAATTTGAAGGCTTTATATCTGATTTGATTAAAATCGGAAAGAAAATGGACGAAGCCAAGAGCGAATACGGTAACGCAATGAACAAACTTGTCGATGGAAAAGGCAATCTTGTTACCAGCGTGGAAAAACTCAAAAAAATGGGAGCCAAGGCCAAAAAAGCATTACCGGAAAGTCTACTGATTCGTGCTTTTGAAAAAGAACAAAACATCGAAAATTAA
- a CDS encoding 6-phosphogluconate dehydrogenase, whose amino-acid sequence MRKYILYAIAAFLVILSGYFAFIYYIPFSEGVRAGELIKISRKGVIMKTWEGEISQGISGAQIFAFSVLDKDAKVIEDLQTYQGKYVKITYVERYKTFPWWGDTKYFVTDVKQEATPHFRN is encoded by the coding sequence ATGAGAAAATACATTTTGTACGCAATCGCTGCTTTCCTAGTGATTTTATCGGGTTATTTCGCTTTTATCTATTACATACCTTTCAGTGAAGGTGTAAGAGCCGGCGAGCTTATTAAAATTAGCAGAAAAGGTGTCATCATGAAAACGTGGGAAGGCGAAATCAGCCAAGGTATTTCCGGGGCACAAATATTCGCTTTTTCAGTTTTAGACAAAGACGCGAAAGTAATTGAGGATTTACAAACCTACCAAGGCAAATATGTAAAGATAACCTATGTGGAACGCTATAAAACGTTCCCATGGTGGGGTGATACAAAATATTTTGTTACCGATGTAAAACAGGAGGCTACTCCGCATTTCAGGAACTAA
- a CDS encoding acyl-CoA thioesterase: MENFKKVSDSKITLSQLMLPSHSNFSGKIHGGYILSLMDQIAFACASKYSEKYCVTASVDTVDFLNPIEVGELVTLKSSVNYVGRTSMVVGIRITSQNILTGKVKHCNSSYFTMVAKDENGNSTPVPGLILSNLEEVRRFYDAVRRINSKKEHQIKDGTFDFSSKEALKNLQNFNVVLKINPQ; encoded by the coding sequence ATGGAAAACTTCAAAAAGGTAAGCGATTCTAAAATTACTCTGTCCCAACTGATGCTGCCCTCCCACTCCAACTTCAGCGGGAAAATACATGGCGGCTACATTTTATCACTAATGGACCAGATAGCTTTTGCATGTGCTTCAAAATATTCCGAAAAATACTGTGTCACCGCTTCGGTTGATACGGTAGACTTTTTAAATCCAATTGAAGTGGGCGAACTTGTTACACTTAAATCGTCTGTAAATTATGTAGGAAGAACCTCAATGGTTGTCGGTATTCGGATAACTTCACAAAATATCCTGACCGGAAAAGTAAAGCATTGTAACTCATCCTATTTCACCATGGTGGCCAAAGATGAAAACGGTAACTCAACACCTGTGCCAGGATTGATTTTATCAAACCTTGAAGAAGTAAGGCGTTTTTATGACGCCGTAAGACGAATAAACAGTAAAAAAGAACATCAGATTAAAGATGGAACTTTCGATTTCTCCTCAAAAGAGGCGTTAAAAAACCTACAGAACTTTAATGTTGTATTAAAAATAAATCCACAATAA
- a CDS encoding DUF5777 family beta-barrel protein produces the protein MKKLLLLLLVFPLSVFSQDDLLSEIDTAKVDTQVESAFKGLKIVNLESTKLAARGDLYFIVAHRFDYMKNGFDDFFGLDNANTQLKFVYGLASWMTIHVARSGFQETIDLGAKYKIKDQEKDGFPVALAGFNSIAINAEMKEEDYPEMEFANRLSYVTQLLVSRKFNDQLSLELVPTYFHENTIRDILDENGEPILPNPQNNSQFAIGMGGRYKLTKRWSVNIDYAAHLNRASESIYRNPLAIGVDLETGGHVFQMHFTNSRAMHETGFLGQTSGDWSKGEICFGFNLLRVF, from the coding sequence ATGAAAAAACTTTTACTGCTTCTTTTAGTATTTCCATTAAGTGTGTTTTCTCAGGATGATCTTCTTTCCGAGATAGATACCGCAAAAGTCGATACCCAAGTCGAATCTGCCTTTAAAGGACTCAAAATTGTCAATCTTGAATCTACAAAATTGGCTGCAAGAGGCGATTTGTATTTTATCGTCGCGCACCGATTCGATTATATGAAGAACGGTTTCGATGATTTCTTTGGATTGGATAATGCTAATACACAACTTAAATTCGTATACGGACTGGCCTCATGGATGACGATTCACGTTGCGAGGAGTGGTTTTCAGGAGACAATTGATTTAGGGGCTAAGTATAAAATAAAAGATCAGGAAAAAGATGGGTTCCCGGTTGCTTTGGCTGGATTCAACAGTATTGCAATCAATGCGGAAATGAAGGAAGAAGACTATCCGGAAATGGAATTTGCCAATCGATTGAGTTATGTTACCCAATTATTGGTTTCGCGCAAATTCAATGATCAATTGTCTTTGGAATTGGTGCCTACCTATTTTCATGAAAATACTATTCGCGATATTTTAGATGAAAACGGAGAACCTATTTTGCCTAATCCTCAGAACAACAGCCAATTTGCAATAGGTATGGGAGGGAGGTATAAATTAACCAAACGCTGGTCTGTAAACATTGATTATGCCGCTCATTTGAACCGTGCGTCCGAATCAATATACAGAAATCCGCTTGCCATAGGTGTGGATTTGGAAACCGGCGGACATGTTTTTCAAATGCATTTTACAAACTCAAGAGCGATGCATGAAACCGGTTTCTTAGGTCAGACATCGGGTGATTGGTCAAAAGGCGAAATATGCTTTGGATTTAATTTACTGCGTGTATTTTAG